One window from the genome of Amycolatopsis sp. NBC_01480 encodes:
- a CDS encoding GNAT family N-acetyltransferase, whose protein sequence is MKISPLTQHDIADVIELMSLGAPYIRPRTASDYWLYATLFSTTCPIARDGDHLVGAIMAFRSQDNPDDVYLQDVIAHPEHRRAGVTTALLNAVRERSQLLGARRLYLTSEPDNTTAHTTWTRRGFTNVPGDQTIEGVSVISDYKGPGKHRAVYELLI, encoded by the coding sequence ATGAAGATCAGCCCACTGACCCAGCACGACATCGCCGACGTCATCGAGCTGATGAGCCTCGGCGCGCCCTACATCCGGCCACGCACCGCCTCCGACTACTGGCTCTACGCCACCCTGTTCTCCACCACCTGCCCGATCGCCCGCGACGGCGATCACCTCGTCGGCGCGATCATGGCCTTCCGCAGCCAAGACAATCCCGACGACGTCTATCTCCAGGACGTCATCGCCCACCCCGAGCACCGCCGCGCCGGTGTCACCACCGCCCTGCTGAACGCGGTCCGCGAACGCAGCCAACTTCTCGGCGCCCGCAGGCTTTACCTCACCTCCGAACCCGACAACACCACAGCCCACACCACCTGGACACGACGAGGTTTCACCAACGTCCCCGGCGATCAGACGATCGAGGGCGTGTCCGTCATCAGTGACTACAAAGGACCCGGCAAGCACCGTGCCGTCTACGAACTCCTGATCTGA
- a CDS encoding helix-turn-helix domain-containing protein, with amino-acid sequence MAEATVVPDLGWAVANMEFRHIEHDPILGPLLEQLLLRCVEAAMTRSAISARFGFPIGGIRRVLRRADADGVPDRASAARQRKRGRGKRGATPVSEETLEQFAAGIGDALRQERQKHGWTRQIMNGRLRLDRSVQKLASHERGTRAMSVCQFAEYCAVLGVQPGEIFDRVYQDVFGQPDDTVIVDLAVLAGCEQPQLARWATLRLAEPEASDTGLATLPRSAQDALAVVCGVELPQLLDILSAA; translated from the coding sequence GTGGCTGAGGCGACGGTGGTTCCCGATCTCGGCTGGGCGGTGGCGAACATGGAGTTCCGTCACATTGAGCATGACCCGATCTTGGGCCCGCTGCTGGAGCAGCTCCTGCTGCGGTGTGTGGAGGCCGCGATGACGCGCAGCGCCATCTCGGCCCGGTTCGGATTCCCGATCGGGGGCATCCGCCGGGTCCTGCGCCGGGCCGACGCCGACGGTGTGCCGGACCGGGCATCCGCTGCCAGGCAGAGGAAACGCGGCCGCGGGAAGCGGGGTGCCACGCCCGTCTCGGAGGAAACGCTGGAGCAGTTCGCCGCAGGCATCGGCGATGCCCTGCGCCAGGAACGGCAGAAGCATGGCTGGACACGCCAGATCATGAACGGCAGGCTGCGCCTGGACCGCTCGGTGCAGAAGCTGGCGAGCCACGAGCGAGGCACTCGGGCGATGTCGGTGTGCCAGTTCGCCGAGTACTGCGCAGTACTCGGCGTCCAACCCGGCGAGATCTTCGATCGCGTGTACCAGGACGTCTTCGGGCAGCCGGATGACACGGTGATCGTGGACCTGGCCGTGCTGGCCGGGTGCGAGCAGCCGCAGCTTGCCCGGTGGGCGACGCTGCGGTTGGCCGAACCGGAAGCATCGGACACGGGGCTGGCGACGCTTCCCCGATCCGCGCAGGACGCGCTGGCCGTGGTGTGCGGGGTCGAGCTGCCGCAGCTGCTCGACATCCTGAGCGCTGCGTGA
- a CDS encoding phosphotransferase family protein: MPQQPIANVLLAELRARHRRDPRELDHDLPGLGLRRLSGGRNNWVFGWDDSPGDPVCLKLYRADRGDRARAEYAALRHLASHGHTFAPRPLWHAPDDSLPAVAMTLIPGRPIPTLAQPAQLLPSIVEVQQLLRASPLGPFAREARGGSATSILNRIAAWSTQLEHDSRDPRSKDLQRLLATWRTRADGSILAEPAPPVLSRGDSNLDKWHYHDTGVYLLDWELTGHSDTAYDTAGLVEHPSARAIDDHTWAQYLPALGIDTPLARRRFLAAQRTIALHRLAVLWTNRDTLSADTEYQAMRVRDLCTSDFT; encoded by the coding sequence TTGCCGCAGCAACCGATTGCCAACGTCCTACTCGCCGAGCTGCGCGCCCGTCACCGCCGCGACCCCCGCGAACTCGACCACGATCTGCCAGGCCTTGGGCTGCGGCGGTTGTCCGGCGGTCGCAACAACTGGGTATTCGGATGGGATGACAGCCCCGGTGACCCCGTCTGCCTGAAGCTCTACCGCGCTGACCGGGGTGACCGCGCGAGGGCCGAGTATGCGGCGCTGCGCCACCTCGCCTCCCACGGGCACACGTTCGCGCCACGTCCTTTGTGGCACGCACCCGACGACTCCCTGCCCGCGGTCGCCATGACCCTCATACCCGGAAGGCCAATCCCCACGCTCGCGCAGCCTGCTCAGCTCCTGCCGTCAATCGTCGAGGTCCAGCAGCTCCTTCGCGCGTCGCCGCTCGGGCCGTTTGCCCGTGAGGCTCGCGGCGGCTCCGCCACCTCCATCCTGAACCGAATCGCCGCCTGGTCCACACAGTTGGAACACGATTCCCGGGACCCGCGCAGCAAGGACCTGCAACGCCTGCTGGCAACCTGGCGCACACGAGCCGACGGCAGCATCCTCGCCGAGCCAGCACCGCCGGTCCTGTCCCGCGGGGACTCCAACCTCGACAAGTGGCACTACCACGACACCGGCGTCTACCTCCTCGACTGGGAGCTCACCGGCCACAGCGACACCGCCTACGACACCGCCGGCCTCGTCGAACATCCCAGCGCCCGCGCCATCGACGACCACACCTGGGCCCAATACCTGCCCGCCCTCGGCATCGACACTCCACTGGCCCGCCGCCGTTTCCTCGCCGCGCAACGCACCATCGCGCTGCACCGGCTCGCGGTGCTCTGGACAAACCGCGACACCCTCTCCGCCGATACGGAGTACCAGGCGATGCGCGTCCGAGACCTCTGCACCAGCGACTTCACCTGA
- a CDS encoding DddA-like double-stranded DNA deaminase toxin — protein sequence MATKHLTSAGEPLAEFQRLLELAAQGTAADEVGQAMGLAAEAAQAIPGIMGLLSRVSADLAAYAAGLAGDSAATTTPRVEPKPPAPSVPPGPRNEPEHVRKARQEVAPPVQPRSGQKTHGRWAAGDGAAGMQAIVSRQDEYQLAGLGIANGAVAAHVETKIAAHMAANSLTDVTLTINNVPCKGPWSCDKVIPALLPEESALTVYGESPAGTRIIKRYTGGATL from the coding sequence GTGGCGACGAAGCACCTCACGAGCGCGGGGGAGCCGCTGGCCGAGTTCCAACGCCTGCTCGAGCTGGCAGCGCAGGGCACCGCCGCCGATGAGGTCGGCCAGGCGATGGGGCTGGCGGCGGAGGCAGCGCAGGCGATCCCCGGGATCATGGGCTTGCTAAGCCGGGTCTCGGCGGACCTCGCGGCGTATGCGGCCGGGCTTGCCGGGGATTCCGCCGCGACCACCACTCCGCGCGTTGAGCCGAAGCCGCCGGCGCCTTCAGTTCCGCCGGGGCCGCGGAACGAGCCGGAGCACGTGAGGAAAGCCCGGCAGGAGGTGGCGCCGCCGGTGCAGCCGAGGAGCGGGCAGAAGACCCACGGCCGCTGGGCCGCGGGCGACGGAGCTGCTGGCATGCAGGCCATCGTGAGCAGGCAGGACGAGTACCAGTTGGCTGGCCTCGGTATCGCGAACGGCGCGGTGGCCGCGCATGTGGAGACGAAGATCGCGGCGCACATGGCGGCGAACAGCCTCACCGACGTCACCTTGACGATCAACAACGTGCCGTGCAAAGGGCCCTGGAGCTGCGACAAGGTGATCCCCGCGCTTCTACCGGAGGAGTCGGCCCTGACCGTCTATGGTGAGTCTCCGGCAGGTACGCGGATCATCAAGCGCTACACCGGAGGGGCGACGCTGTGA
- a CDS encoding helix-turn-helix domain-containing protein translates to MPTATRATRRLGAFLRKKREAVPLIAEQVGRHLDQSPSTVSRYELGTLRLTWPVIKMLLALYGHTEEGDSVVLEAWALYQATKDEPKPVRLPKGASPAFRRLVQETFVAKGFREIATNLLPGMLQTEGYMRALAQTLHDPSRRDDKTFEVRKSRQRRLDPADPNPIFYHAVLDEICLTRLVGGPAVMLPQLRHVLHVAEDWDNVTVQAVPKEAGDYGAATGGLTIVDYEEGQPSWAYFEYQAGADLVENEEDVLRFAKLHEDAARVPESPDEGAIALSPDETIKFIRRQIEVLETR, encoded by the coding sequence ATGCCGACCGCAACCCGAGCAACGCGCCGCCTGGGTGCGTTTCTGAGGAAGAAGCGCGAAGCCGTCCCGCTCATCGCAGAGCAGGTCGGCAGGCATCTTGATCAATCGCCGTCGACTGTGAGTCGCTACGAGCTGGGTACGCTGCGCTTGACCTGGCCGGTGATCAAGATGCTCCTCGCCTTGTACGGCCACACCGAAGAAGGCGACTCGGTCGTTTTGGAAGCCTGGGCGCTCTACCAGGCGACGAAGGACGAACCGAAGCCGGTCCGGCTGCCCAAGGGTGCATCTCCGGCGTTCCGCCGCCTTGTTCAGGAGACGTTCGTCGCCAAAGGGTTTCGCGAGATCGCCACGAACCTCTTGCCGGGAATGCTTCAGACCGAGGGCTACATGAGGGCCCTGGCTCAGACGCTCCACGATCCGTCGCGACGTGACGACAAGACCTTCGAGGTTCGGAAATCCCGGCAGCGACGTCTCGACCCGGCTGACCCGAATCCGATCTTCTATCACGCCGTTCTCGACGAGATTTGCCTGACCAGGCTCGTCGGTGGCCCGGCTGTGATGCTGCCGCAACTCCGACACGTCCTGCATGTGGCTGAGGATTGGGACAACGTCACCGTTCAGGCCGTGCCCAAGGAGGCTGGCGACTACGGCGCCGCCACCGGCGGCCTCACGATCGTCGACTACGAAGAAGGGCAGCCGTCTTGGGCGTACTTCGAGTACCAGGCGGGCGCTGACCTGGTGGAGAATGAGGAGGACGTGCTGCGGTTTGCCAAATTGCACGAGGACGCCGCACGTGTCCCGGAGTCGCCCGACGAAGGGGCGATCGCCTTGTCACCCGACGAGACGATCAAGTTCATCCGCCGACAGATTGAGGTACTGGAAACCAGATGA
- a CDS encoding Imm1 family immunity protein, whose amino-acid sequence MKLEAWWDEDADEGTIVETPAELDAVLDAVAALDGPALVQFYDADEPKQVEFAVGLNGDRGVLRYAGLDDMGGSTSRATKQRFTAPEGGVLYYCMSADTEFPDDAEIPAADAREAAHEFLRIGGTRPTGVAWQDA is encoded by the coding sequence GTGAAGCTCGAAGCGTGGTGGGACGAGGACGCGGACGAGGGGACGATCGTGGAGACACCGGCCGAGCTGGATGCCGTGCTCGACGCGGTGGCTGCGCTCGACGGCCCGGCACTGGTTCAGTTCTACGACGCGGACGAGCCGAAGCAGGTCGAGTTCGCAGTGGGGCTCAACGGGGATCGCGGCGTCCTGCGCTACGCCGGGCTGGACGACATGGGCGGCTCCACCAGCAGGGCCACGAAGCAGCGGTTCACTGCTCCCGAGGGTGGCGTCCTGTACTACTGCATGTCCGCCGACACCGAGTTTCCTGATGACGCGGAAATCCCCGCTGCGGATGCCAGGGAGGCTGCCCACGAGTTCCTACGGATCGGCGGAACCCGACCCACCGGCGTCGCCTGGCAGGACGCCTAA
- a CDS encoding DUF397 domain-containing protein has translation MSNPTHDAPEAWITSSYSGNDSATTNCVEVGFGKAGAHVRDSKDPEGGSFYLPAEAWTQLLAIASKIQVPPAE, from the coding sequence ATGAGCAACCCCACGCACGACGCACCTGAGGCGTGGATCACGAGCAGCTACTCCGGGAACGACTCTGCCACCACGAACTGTGTCGAAGTCGGTTTCGGTAAGGCTGGCGCCCACGTGCGCGACAGCAAAGACCCTGAGGGAGGGTCCTTCTACCTTCCGGCCGAGGCCTGGACACAGCTCCTGGCTATCGCGTCGAAGATCCAGGTCCCTCCCGCCGAGTAG
- a CDS encoding trypsin-like serine protease: MNRKILSSAAAVTASIAAALTAPAGTAVADTPPPVAPRIIGGHPAATAPPGITSLQYDAPAYGEKYIDYHTCGAALVFRGWVVTAAHCVTDPPAGAAARSSAIQRFTADAAPIPTADNISTSGSAASTGSPAGTPRP, translated from the coding sequence GTGAACAGAAAGATTCTGTCGTCCGCAGCAGCCGTGACGGCGAGCATCGCCGCCGCGCTGACCGCTCCCGCCGGGACGGCCGTCGCCGACACACCGCCGCCGGTCGCACCGAGGATCATCGGCGGTCACCCGGCCGCGACCGCGCCGCCGGGCATCACCTCGCTGCAGTACGACGCACCCGCGTACGGCGAGAAGTACATCGACTACCACACCTGCGGCGCGGCCCTGGTGTTCCGGGGCTGGGTGGTCACCGCCGCGCACTGTGTCACCGACCCGCCCGCGGGCGCGGCGGCCAGGTCGTCCGCGATCCAGCGGTTCACCGCCGACGCGGCACCGATCCCGACCGCGGACAACATTTCCACGTCCGGGTCGGCAGCCTCGACCGGCTCTCCGGCGGGGACACCGCGACCGTGA
- a CDS encoding DUF397 domain-containing protein produces the protein MSTPPADDKAHVRHELDLDQVEWRSTAPADAGDVEDWAEYAFVPHSDGVTYVALRQSRTVGVTLVFTPSEWDAFVKGVRDGEFDLPG, from the coding sequence ATGAGTACTCCGCCGGCCGATGACAAGGCCCACGTTCGGCACGAACTGGACCTCGATCAGGTCGAGTGGCGTTCGACGGCCCCAGCGGATGCGGGTGACGTCGAGGATTGGGCCGAGTACGCGTTCGTGCCACACAGCGACGGAGTCACCTACGTAGCGCTGCGGCAGTCGAGGACGGTCGGGGTCACGCTCGTGTTCACGCCTTCGGAGTGGGACGCGTTCGTGAAAGGCGTTCGGGATGGGGAGTTCGACTTGCCCGGGTGA
- a CDS encoding GNAT family N-acetyltransferase: MSELGTVGTAPDPGYPFRAPGPHARCLNGHSLDLAGQTLPYYHVLDLDATLCNLCIELRLDRPGWFPLDHTAVRRVDVPRKYHRPIVELVAHPPDQPAGVGYIALQISERSVADIDVQMCGIDRRGVIEQIRVDDTYRRRRIGTLLVAAVLARGPGFQWSTTKVDNSVSARAFWASQQSARSLSLGRPDYCPHMKIVNGEGL, translated from the coding sequence GTGAGCGAGTTAGGCACGGTGGGTACCGCCCCGGACCCCGGCTACCCGTTTCGCGCCCCAGGCCCTCACGCACGGTGTCTGAACGGCCACTCGCTCGACCTCGCTGGTCAAACCTTGCCGTATTACCACGTCCTGGACTTGGATGCCACGCTGTGTAACCTTTGCATCGAACTCCGGCTCGACCGGCCGGGGTGGTTCCCCCTCGACCACACCGCGGTCCGTCGCGTCGATGTTCCGCGGAAGTACCACCGCCCGATCGTCGAACTGGTCGCACATCCACCGGACCAGCCCGCCGGCGTCGGCTACATCGCGCTGCAGATCAGCGAGCGCAGCGTCGCGGACATCGACGTACAGATGTGCGGCATCGACCGGCGCGGCGTCATCGAGCAGATCCGCGTGGACGATACCTACCGTCGACGGCGTATCGGCACGCTCCTGGTCGCCGCTGTCCTCGCGCGCGGCCCAGGATTCCAGTGGTCGACGACGAAGGTCGACAACTCGGTGAGCGCGCGAGCGTTCTGGGCATCCCAGCAGTCCGCCAGGTCGCTGAGCCTTGGCAGGCCGGACTATTGCCCACACATGAAGATCGTGAACGGGGAAGGTCTTTAG
- a CDS encoding S1 family peptidase, translating into MTKIVVHPGWNWARGAPKKQVFDIAMLQLDHLLQQPTVQLARNTARRSSTISLYGWGVTEPDSTSTGLPLRLQQLDTRVTAPSRCADIGLSAGEICTDNPSSTDGSCYGDSGGPALATIDGVPQLVGSASRTANEFCGTAPAVYTSSPDFRDWIYHVARTGSAT; encoded by the coding sequence GTGACCAAGATCGTGGTCCACCCGGGCTGGAACTGGGCCCGGGGCGCGCCGAAGAAGCAGGTCTTCGACATCGCCATGCTCCAGCTCGACCACCTGCTCCAGCAACCGACCGTGCAGCTCGCCCGCAACACCGCCCGGCGCAGCAGCACGATCAGCCTCTACGGCTGGGGCGTGACCGAGCCCGACAGCACCTCCACCGGGCTGCCCTTGCGGCTGCAGCAGCTCGACACCCGCGTCACCGCGCCCTCGCGCTGCGCCGACATCGGTCTATCCGCCGGCGAGATCTGCACCGACAATCCCTCCAGCACCGACGGCAGCTGTTACGGGGACTCCGGCGGACCGGCCCTCGCCACGATCGACGGTGTGCCCCAGCTCGTCGGCAGCGCCAGCCGCACCGCCAACGAGTTCTGCGGCACCGCGCCGGCCGTCTACACCAGTTCCCCGGACTTCCGGGACTGGATCTACCACGTCGCCCGTACCGGCAGCGCGACCTGA
- a CDS encoding HAD family hydrolase, which yields MAELAPSHVIGPDRIAETVRSLLHRAPVLTDELIERVCQRLLISPADFPAESTWHRGYTPYHDTAQALWMLNEIAAVVALSNMAVTGGPQRVAAVNAAHPGVLAKVYTSFQLGGAKPEPWLWQIVAANHRADIGAVIHIGDRLDADVSGALSAGARVIHIHRPGDEPAHYPKGNDQRVATVPSLLDAVPVVVAWARRR from the coding sequence TTGGCGGAGTTGGCGCCGTCGCACGTCATCGGACCGGACCGGATCGCCGAGACGGTGCGGTCCCTGCTGCACCGCGCCCCGGTGCTCACCGACGAGCTGATCGAACGGGTGTGCCAGCGGCTGCTGATCTCACCGGCGGACTTCCCTGCCGAATCAACGTGGCACCGCGGATACACGCCCTACCACGACACCGCCCAGGCGTTGTGGATGCTGAACGAGATAGCCGCGGTGGTAGCGCTGTCGAACATGGCCGTCACCGGCGGGCCGCAACGGGTCGCGGCGGTGAACGCGGCCCATCCGGGTGTGCTGGCCAAGGTGTACACGAGCTTCCAGCTCGGTGGCGCGAAGCCAGAGCCGTGGCTGTGGCAGATCGTCGCGGCGAACCACCGCGCCGACATCGGGGCCGTGATCCACATCGGCGACCGGCTCGACGCCGACGTCAGCGGCGCCCTCTCCGCCGGGGCACGCGTCATCCACATCCACCGACCCGGCGACGAACCAGCGCACTACCCGAAGGGCAACGACCAGCGGGTGGCGACGGTGCCGAGCCTGCTTGACGCGGTCCCTGTCGTGGTGGCCTGGGCCCGGCGCAGGTGA